A genomic segment from Diospyros lotus cultivar Yz01 chromosome 5, ASM1463336v1, whole genome shotgun sequence encodes:
- the LOC127801654 gene encoding transcription factor MYC2-like, which yields MDELVISCFSSSSVVSPQENSPPNLERRLHFILQNQPEWWIYAIFWQPSDDGNGSLVLAWADGHFQGTKRSLPNADNQRKLVRGNLQATISTETAQIIDEPLDAQLFYLMSSTRSFSAGEGVPGRAFSSGSFVWLTGAHQLRFYDCERAKEAETHGIETLVCIPTACGVLELGSNDMIKENWALVQQVMSLFRSDPIVSKQPNPTSKVLIQFLDERNINSFADTGIVAGLEEDFIDDIVDDKLLDGDAKTATTQVEAAIDAAGNESEHSELQQQQQRVPKKRAQKAAGAKPLNHHVEAERQRRERLNSRFYALRSVVPNVSKMDKASLLSDAVSYISQLKAKVEDLESQLLHHTVAGSKRLKTEAADTAENQSATTTNTTSTCVEGNQAGILPTSPPSPSPSSSGGPVVPLEIEVKIVGGDAMIRVQSENAEYPTARLMEALRDLQLPVHHASISTVNYLMLQDIVIRAPHEGSLKTEEGLKATLLRRLSQRC from the coding sequence ATGGATGAGCTTGTTATTTCCTGCTTTTCATCTTCTTCAGTTGTCTCTCCCCAGGAAAACTCACCGCCCAACCTTGAACGAAGGCTCCATTTCATCCTCCAGAACCAGCCGGAGTGGTGGATTTACGCCATTTTCTGGCAGCCCTCCGACGACGGCAATGGCAGTCTCGTTTTGGCCTGGGCAGATGGCCATTTTCAAGGCACTAAACGCTCACTCCCCAACGCAGACAACCAAAGGAAGCTTGTGAGAGGTAATTTACAGGCTACGATCAGTACGGAAACCGCCCAAATAATCGATGAGCCTCTGGACGCCCAACTGTTCTACCTCATGTCTTCGACGCGATCTTTCTCCGCCGGTGAGGGTGTTCCGGGGAGGGCTTTCAGCTCCGGTTCGTTCGTCTGGCTGACCGGTGCCCATCAACTCCGGTTTTACGACTGCGAAAGGGCTAAAGAAGCCGAGACCCATGGCATCGAGACTTTGGTTTGTATCCCTACGGCTTGTGGAGTGCTTGAATTGGGGTCCAATGACATGATCAAAGAGAACTGGGCTCTGGTTCAACAGGTCATGTCCCTGTTTCGGTCGGATCCCATAGTCTCCAAACAGCCAAACCCTACCAGCAAGGTCCTGATTCAGTTTCTTGACGAGCGGAACATTAATTCCTTCGCCGATACAGGAATTGTTGCTGGCTTAGAAGAAGATTTCATTGATGATATAGTAGATGACAAACTACTGGATGGCGACGCAAAGACAGCTACTACACAGGTCGAAGCCGCCATTGATGCTGCAGGAAACGAGTCAGAGCACTCAGAgctgcaacaacaacaacaaagagTTCCCAAGAAGAGGGCACAAAAGGCGGCAGGGGCCAAGCCGTTGAACCACCACGTGGAGGCAGAGCGGCAGCGGCGGGAGAGGCTGAACAGCCGCTTCTACGCACTACGATCGGTGGTGCCGAACGTGTCGAAGATGGATAAAGCATCTCTACTGTCGGATGCAGTGTCCTACATCAGCCAGCTCAAGGCTAAGGTCGAAGACCTGGAATCTCAACTGCTTCATCACACAGTCGCTGGATCTAAGAGATTGAAGACGGAAGCGGCAGACACGGCCGAAAACCAAAGCGCCACCACCACCAATACTACTAGTACTTGCGTGGAGGGAAACCAAGCCGGAATATTGCCCACATCACCGCCGTCGCCGTCGCCGTCGTCGTCTGGAGGGCCGGTGGTGCCGCTAGAAATCGAAGTTAAGATTGTGGGTGGGGACGCAATGATCAGGGTCCAATCCGAGAACGCGGAATATCCCACGGCGAGGCTAATGGAAGCCTTGCGTGATCTTCAATTACCAGTCCACCATGCGAGCATCTCCACGGTTAACTATCTAATGCTTCAAGACATCGTGATTAGGGCTCCTCATGAAGGGTCACTCAAAACTGAGGAAGGTCTCAAAGCTACTCTCCTCAGGAGACTGTCACAGCGATGTTAa